Proteins co-encoded in one Vampirovibrio chlorellavorus genomic window:
- a CDS encoding pentapeptide repeat-containing protein: MLAIKSQNGTLLLEIAAENLLYADLSGQELPNAEFCHSVLFNANLAGANLANANFRGANLTNSNLGETNLGKAIFKGAKLEGANLSSAMLEKANLSTAHCVKANFTSANMRLADLSQSDFGQATLVKAYLEMAELWEGKFAHANFTEAHLVKANFLKAQAQSAKFIQANLDKADLEMAQMGWADLTEASLQGTLMRNAKFPSATLHRANLQQANLNQAQFTQANLSEASLQGVKAFQTNFSQANLKGADLGRASLQGAIFSLANLENANLKGADLQGAILKGAKYNDNTVFPSDIKPEQQGLIYVKLIEQD, from the coding sequence ATGCTTGCCATCAAAAGCCAAAATGGCACTTTGCTGCTGGAAATTGCCGCTGAAAATCTGCTTTACGCGGATTTAAGCGGTCAAGAGCTGCCGAATGCGGAATTCTGTCACTCTGTGCTGTTCAATGCCAACCTGGCCGGGGCCAATCTGGCCAATGCCAATTTTCGGGGAGCCAACCTGACCAACAGCAATCTAGGGGAGACGAATTTAGGCAAAGCCATCTTCAAAGGGGCCAAACTGGAGGGCGCCAACCTGAGCAGCGCCATGCTGGAGAAAGCCAACCTGTCCACCGCCCACTGCGTAAAAGCCAACTTTACCAGCGCCAATATGCGGCTGGCCGATCTCAGCCAATCCGATTTTGGGCAGGCCACACTGGTCAAAGCCTACCTGGAAATGGCCGAACTGTGGGAGGGCAAGTTTGCCCATGCCAATTTCACGGAAGCCCATCTGGTGAAAGCCAACTTTTTGAAAGCGCAAGCCCAGTCCGCCAAATTTATTCAGGCCAACCTGGACAAAGCGGATCTGGAGATGGCCCAAATGGGTTGGGCCGATTTGACTGAGGCCAGCCTGCAGGGCACCTTGATGCGGAACGCCAAGTTCCCCTCAGCCACCCTTCACCGGGCCAACTTGCAGCAGGCCAACCTGAACCAGGCTCAATTCACCCAGGCCAACCTGAGCGAGGCCTCCTTGCAGGGGGTCAAAGCCTTTCAGACCAATTTCAGTCAAGCCAATCTGAAAGGGGCCGATCTCGGCAGGGCCTCCCTGCAAGGGGCCATTTTCAGCCTGGCCAATCTGGAAAACGCCAATCTGAAAGGGGCTGATCTGCAAGGAGCCATCCTGAAAGGGGCCAAATACAACGATAATACCGTCTTTCCCAGCGATATCAAGCCAGAGCAGCAAGGCCTCATCTACGTCAAACTCATCGAGCAGGACTAA
- a CDS encoding anthranilate synthase component II, with protein sequence MSLLILDNFDSFTYNLYQMVQARTSLPVQVYRNNELDWEAVKTLSPQGILISPGPGHPSRPQDFGICKTVIERQQELNCPILGVCLGHQGLVYTMGGQVVPAPQIMHGKTSAVRIVKNHPLLTGLPNPFTVMRYHSWMVETTSLPADWEVLAETEPTPTEPTPLLMAVAHRERPLYGVQFHPESVGTPEGGQLLRNFIRLTNGLSGSSDT encoded by the coding sequence TTGAGCCTCCTGATTCTCGACAACTTCGACTCCTTTACCTACAACCTGTACCAGATGGTGCAGGCCAGAACCAGCCTGCCGGTGCAGGTTTATCGTAACAATGAACTGGACTGGGAGGCCGTCAAAACCCTCAGCCCGCAAGGCATCCTCATCTCCCCGGGGCCCGGGCACCCCTCCCGCCCGCAGGATTTTGGCATTTGCAAAACGGTGATTGAACGCCAACAGGAGTTAAACTGTCCCATTCTGGGCGTCTGTCTGGGTCATCAGGGATTGGTTTACACCATGGGCGGACAGGTGGTTCCGGCCCCCCAAATCATGCACGGCAAAACCTCGGCAGTTCGCATTGTAAAAAACCATCCCTTGCTGACCGGGCTGCCCAATCCGTTCACCGTCATGCGGTACCACTCCTGGATGGTAGAAACAACCAGCCTACCGGCGGACTGGGAAGTATTGGCCGAGACGGAGCCCACCCCCACGGAACCCACGCCTCTGCTCATGGCCGTGGCCCACCGGGAGCGCCCGCTCTATGGGGTGCAATTCCATCCAGAATCGGTGGGAACCCCGGAAGGCGGCCAATTGTTGCGTAATTTCATTCGACTGACAAACGGTCTGTCAGGCTCATCGGACACCTGA
- a CDS encoding M2 family metallopeptidase: protein MSTAPAIENDSAFLQALEEAFSSSNKDFARAYYLFATAKLAETYNSQEIYAKYPILSEEATFHRLKRLYDQNPQHEETKRLFTSVLGTYIGSQLAALSDAFQNAKNQLKVHVADLGLRNGNGEIIESLLYEDVSEWLKKTANKPTRQALYDRMAQAYTENLSGQFIELFEKENRLLAGLGYANIIDFYSHTSGHDLKKLGENGKKLVTETQALYTRLMGQHYHAVTGLDFATEATRADISYVLHGHASPEMDAINRQFPQSKLVPLATQTFDGLGLNFSTIAQPANFENRSTYEQEVVQKTDQHDPSQPALRRILLDIANREGKRSRAYVYPAAVPAEIYLSVKPEGGLDDYSAFFHESGHAQHFAYEKPELSFAMALMGNNTTTETYAYLFQNLFMNAHWLTHMAGLPPEQAQLAVQRRALEDLYMLRRYASKMQFELALFEGVNEAGYTLSDKGGVYAGLLSLGCGFQYDAEGWTRDVDAGFYVADYFTAWSLEAQLREYLCQHFGTAKTNGEDWYANPEAGAFLKALWADGNLPQQALSARLGYHDPTDLEPLLRFMNTHLQ, encoded by the coding sequence ATGAGTACCGCACCTGCCATCGAAAACGATTCCGCCTTTTTGCAAGCGCTGGAAGAAGCCTTTTCCAGCTCGAACAAGGATTTTGCCCGAGCCTACTACCTGTTTGCCACGGCCAAACTGGCGGAAACTTACAACTCTCAGGAAATTTACGCCAAGTACCCCATTCTCAGCGAGGAGGCCACCTTTCATCGCCTCAAGCGACTGTACGATCAGAACCCGCAACACGAAGAAACCAAACGCCTGTTCACCTCGGTGCTGGGCACCTATATTGGCAGCCAGTTGGCCGCCCTGTCCGATGCGTTTCAGAACGCCAAAAACCAGCTCAAGGTGCATGTGGCCGATTTGGGCCTGAGAAACGGGAACGGAGAAATTATTGAATCGCTGTTGTATGAAGATGTCTCCGAGTGGTTGAAAAAAACCGCCAACAAGCCCACCCGGCAAGCCTTGTACGATCGCATGGCCCAGGCATACACCGAAAACCTGTCCGGCCAGTTTATTGAACTGTTTGAAAAAGAGAACCGCCTGCTGGCAGGGCTGGGATACGCTAACATCATTGACTTCTACAGCCACACCAGCGGTCATGATCTCAAAAAGCTGGGGGAAAACGGCAAAAAACTGGTCACGGAAACCCAGGCTCTCTACACCCGCTTGATGGGACAGCACTATCATGCGGTCACCGGGCTGGATTTCGCCACCGAGGCCACCCGGGCCGATATTTCCTATGTCCTGCACGGGCACGCCTCCCCGGAAATGGACGCCATTAACCGGCAATTCCCCCAGAGCAAGCTAGTCCCCTTGGCCACCCAGACCTTTGACGGTCTGGGCCTGAATTTTTCCACCATTGCCCAACCCGCCAACTTCGAGAATCGCAGCACCTATGAGCAGGAAGTGGTTCAAAAAACGGATCAACACGATCCCAGCCAGCCAGCCCTGCGCCGCATTCTGCTGGACATTGCCAACCGGGAAGGCAAGCGCTCCAGAGCCTATGTATACCCCGCCGCCGTGCCCGCCGAGATTTATCTCTCGGTCAAACCGGAAGGTGGGCTGGATGATTACTCGGCCTTTTTCCATGAATCCGGCCATGCCCAGCACTTTGCCTATGAAAAACCGGAACTCAGCTTTGCCATGGCCTTAATGGGCAACAACACCACCACGGAAACCTATGCCTACCTGTTCCAGAATCTGTTTATGAACGCCCACTGGCTGACCCACATGGCCGGGCTACCCCCGGAGCAGGCCCAATTGGCGGTACAACGGCGCGCCCTGGAAGATTTATACATGCTGCGCCGCTATGCCAGCAAAATGCAGTTTGAGTTGGCCCTGTTTGAAGGCGTCAATGAGGCGGGTTACACCCTCAGCGACAAGGGAGGCGTTTATGCCGGGTTGCTCAGTCTGGGTTGCGGCTTTCAATACGACGCGGAAGGCTGGACCCGGGATGTGGACGCCGGCTTTTACGTGGCCGACTACTTTACGGCCTGGAGCCTGGAGGCTCAGCTGAGAGAATACCTTTGTCAGCACTTTGGCACAGCGAAAACAAACGGGGAAGACTGGTACGCCAACCCCGAAGCGGGCGCCTTTCTCAAAGCCCTGTGGGCCGATGGCAATTTACCCCAGCAGGCGTTAAGCGCTCGGCTGGGTTATCACGACCCTACGGATTTAGAACCACTGCTGCGGTTTATGAACACCCACCTGCAATAA
- a CDS encoding amino acid permease: protein MSGIASVKQRSLLSRLFRTKNLDKILADNANQEHQLKKTLSAFDLIIFGVGAMIGAGIFALTGAAAVGSPDHAAAGPALTISFVLTGVICSFCALCYSEFSAMAPISGSAYTYAFSTMGEFVAWIIGWALVLEYAVGNMAVAVSWTGSIKEFLAMAFHVHLPSWLVSNTIDTVSREGLKTVDMSIVLKAIPFVIPFTTEEKILLVQSAFNLPAFFIVLAVTALLLVGVSESARTAAVMVFVKTFVVLLFIVIGALFLFGGHMDVLQHNWFADGWKTFAPNGFNGIITGASTIFFAYIGFDAVSTAAEETKNPQRDIPIGIMGSLAICTLLYILVTAVITGIVPLHEINKEAAVVGAMKYMGYPWASWLVSIGAIAGLSSVLLVLQMGGTRIFYAIARDGLLPAALAKIHPKFQTPHVCTLLVGAFVAIGGGLLPINLLAEMCNIGTLGAFMIVCIGVAILRFTDANRHRPFKAPLGLTFPILGTLGCLYVMTGLPLFTWVVTGAWFLLGMALYFGYGFWNSNLNKELDGEVLS, encoded by the coding sequence CTTTCGTACCAAGAACCTGGACAAAATCCTGGCCGATAACGCCAATCAGGAGCATCAGCTTAAAAAAACCCTGAGTGCTTTTGACCTGATTATCTTTGGTGTTGGAGCCATGATTGGGGCCGGTATTTTTGCCTTGACAGGTGCCGCTGCCGTTGGTTCTCCTGATCATGCCGCCGCAGGGCCCGCTTTGACCATATCTTTCGTCTTGACAGGGGTTATCTGCAGCTTTTGTGCCCTCTGTTATTCCGAATTTTCGGCCATGGCCCCTATTTCCGGTTCCGCTTACACCTACGCTTTTTCCACTATGGGCGAGTTTGTGGCCTGGATCATCGGTTGGGCGCTGGTGCTGGAGTACGCCGTGGGTAACATGGCGGTCGCCGTCAGCTGGACGGGCAGTATCAAGGAATTTCTGGCCATGGCCTTCCACGTTCACTTGCCCAGCTGGCTGGTCAGCAATACCATTGACACTGTTTCCCGGGAAGGATTGAAGACCGTGGATATGTCCATCGTCCTTAAGGCCATCCCTTTTGTCATTCCCTTCACCACGGAAGAGAAAATCCTCCTGGTGCAAAGTGCTTTCAACCTGCCCGCCTTTTTTATCGTGCTGGCAGTGACCGCCCTGTTGCTGGTAGGTGTCTCTGAAAGCGCCCGAACCGCCGCGGTGATGGTGTTTGTAAAAACGTTTGTGGTGCTGTTGTTCATTGTTATTGGGGCGCTGTTCCTGTTTGGTGGGCACATGGATGTGTTGCAGCACAACTGGTTTGCGGATGGCTGGAAAACCTTTGCGCCCAATGGGTTTAACGGGATTATCACTGGCGCGTCCACCATTTTCTTTGCCTACATCGGTTTTGATGCTGTTTCCACCGCCGCCGAAGAGACCAAGAACCCTCAGCGGGATATTCCCATCGGTATTATGGGCTCTCTGGCCATTTGTACCTTGCTCTACATTCTGGTGACGGCCGTGATTACCGGGATCGTACCCCTGCACGAGATTAATAAAGAGGCCGCTGTGGTGGGCGCCATGAAGTACATGGGCTATCCGTGGGCGTCCTGGCTGGTCAGCATTGGTGCCATTGCCGGTTTAAGCTCGGTATTGCTGGTGCTGCAAATGGGTGGTACCCGTATTTTCTACGCCATTGCCCGGGATGGCCTGTTACCTGCCGCTTTGGCAAAGATTCACCCCAAGTTTCAGACCCCGCATGTTTGCACCCTGCTGGTGGGCGCTTTTGTGGCCATTGGGGGCGGGCTGTTGCCCATCAACCTGTTGGCTGAAATGTGCAACATCGGTACCCTGGGCGCGTTCATGATTGTGTGCATTGGGGTGGCTATCCTGCGCTTTACCGATGCCAATCGTCACCGTCCCTTTAAAGCCCCCCTCGGGCTGACCTTCCCCATTCTGGGTACCCTGGGCTGTCTGTACGTGATGACGGGCCTGCCTCTGTTCACCTGGGTGGTCACCGGTGCCTGGTTCCTGCTGGGGATGGCCCTGTATTTCGGCTACGGCTTCTGGAATAGCAACCTGAACAAGGAGCTGGATGGCGAAGTGCTTTCCTAG
- a CDS encoding SDR family oxidoreductase yields MPASSSTALQGQVAIITGASQGIGQAIAHHLALLGIHLVLCARNVEKLTQLSRDLALAHPNIQTLPLACDVRDVEQVQRVIETTQKTFGKIDVLINNAGVAAKLGLLQEMSIADIDRTIDTNLKGAIYFMHGVLPVMVQQAGGIIININSVAGKTAYPFWGVYDASKFGLYAITEAVAEEQRSNNIKVIGIYPGAVDTAIWQGLHTDEAAPKRDGMLDPEHVAEAVTYILNQPEKVFIKELTLTPLKPLV; encoded by the coding sequence ATGCCAGCCAGTTCTTCCACCGCCCTTCAGGGGCAAGTCGCCATCATCACCGGGGCCAGTCAGGGCATTGGGCAAGCCATCGCTCACCATCTGGCCCTCTTGGGCATTCATCTGGTTTTGTGCGCCCGCAACGTGGAAAAATTAACCCAACTCTCCCGCGATTTGGCGCTGGCCCACCCCAACATACAAACCCTGCCCCTGGCCTGCGATGTGCGAGACGTCGAACAGGTGCAACGGGTCATTGAAACCACCCAGAAAACCTTCGGCAAAATCGATGTCCTTATCAACAACGCCGGGGTGGCCGCAAAACTGGGACTGCTTCAGGAAATGAGCATTGCCGATATCGATCGCACCATTGATACCAACCTGAAAGGGGCCATTTACTTTATGCACGGGGTGTTGCCGGTCATGGTGCAACAGGCGGGCGGCATTATCATCAACATCAACTCGGTGGCCGGAAAAACCGCTTACCCCTTCTGGGGCGTGTACGATGCCTCCAAGTTTGGCCTGTACGCCATTACCGAAGCGGTGGCCGAAGAGCAACGCAGCAACAACATCAAGGTCATCGGTATCTATCCCGGCGCGGTGGATACCGCCATCTGGCAGGGTCTGCACACCGATGAAGCCGCCCCCAAGCGAGACGGCATGCTGGACCCGGAACACGTGGCCGAAGCGGTGACCTATATCCTCAATCAGCCGGAGAAAGTGTTTATCAAGGAGTTGACCCTGACCCCGCTGAAGCCGCTGGTTTAA
- a CDS encoding AtaL-like protein, with product MPKLEYFVPVNASLQTIWDVLLDRIEHPERYMQGIDSFEFVESTEDFAVREILIQGFPLRERITIDERLGEVRYALEDHPLFQGAVYNALIPPANDDPKALPVVQFRMDWQPLNSEAQSAEAEGAPLLEASLKDAVHYVRDLAEHIEAKKSQAEAQTEQP from the coding sequence ATGCCCAAGCTGGAGTATTTTGTTCCCGTCAATGCCTCGCTGCAAACCATTTGGGACGTACTGCTGGATCGCATTGAGCATCCTGAACGCTACATGCAGGGCATCGATTCCTTTGAGTTTGTGGAGAGTACCGAAGACTTTGCGGTGCGGGAGATCCTGATTCAGGGGTTTCCACTGAGAGAGCGCATTACCATTGACGAGCGTCTTGGCGAGGTGCGCTATGCGCTGGAGGATCATCCGCTGTTTCAGGGCGCTGTCTATAACGCCCTCATCCCCCCGGCCAATGACGACCCCAAGGCCTTGCCGGTGGTGCAGTTTCGCATGGACTGGCAACCGCTGAACAGTGAGGCCCAATCCGCAGAAGCGGAGGGCGCGCCGTTGCTGGAGGCTTCCCTGAAAGACGCCGTGCATTACGTGCGGGATCTGGCCGAGCATATTGAAGCGAAGAAAAGCCAGGCTGAGGCCCAGACTGAGCAGCCCTAA
- a CDS encoding ribose-phosphate diphosphokinase: MEDNDLAIELRLPDLEIESGIHDTSKVKIFTGRANPRLAQEIARYLGTELGKVEIKNFSDGETYVQVKENVRGCDAFIVQPTCNPVNDNIIELLMMIDALKRASANTITAVIPYYGYARQDRKTAGREPISAKLMADLITTAGATRVVAMDLHTGQLQGFFNILVDHLYATPVLLRYIQQKNLENIVVVSPDAGGVERARVYAKKLNAPIAIIDKRRSAHNVAEVFNIIGDVRNRTAIIVDDMIDTAGTVCSAAQLILNEGAEAVYAMAAHPVFSGPAVERIADSVFSEVIVTNSIPLSPAAQELERTGKIVQLSIAPILGEALGRIHDHQSVSEMFQ; encoded by the coding sequence ATGGAGGATAACGACTTGGCTATCGAGCTTCGCTTGCCGGATCTGGAAATCGAAAGCGGTATTCACGACACCAGCAAGGTTAAAATCTTCACCGGGCGAGCAAACCCCCGTTTGGCTCAGGAAATCGCCCGTTATCTCGGTACCGAACTCGGCAAAGTGGAAATCAAAAACTTCAGCGATGGGGAAACCTACGTGCAGGTGAAGGAAAATGTGCGTGGCTGCGATGCCTTTATCGTGCAACCCACCTGTAACCCGGTCAACGACAACATTATTGAGTTGTTGATGATGATTGACGCCCTGAAACGGGCCAGCGCCAATACCATCACTGCGGTCATTCCCTATTATGGCTACGCTCGCCAGGATCGCAAAACGGCGGGCCGTGAGCCCATCTCCGCCAAGTTAATGGCTGATCTCATCACCACCGCCGGGGCTACCCGGGTGGTGGCCATGGACTTGCACACCGGCCAGTTGCAAGGCTTTTTCAATATTCTGGTGGATCACCTTTACGCCACCCCGGTCTTGCTGCGCTACATTCAACAGAAGAATCTGGAAAATATCGTGGTGGTCAGCCCCGATGCCGGTGGCGTGGAGCGGGCCCGGGTTTACGCCAAGAAGCTGAACGCCCCCATCGCCATTATCGATAAACGCCGTAGCGCCCACAACGTGGCCGAAGTGTTCAATATTATCGGCGATGTGCGCAACCGAACGGCCATTATTGTGGATGACATGATTGATACCGCTGGTACGGTCTGCTCCGCCGCCCAGTTGATTTTAAACGAAGGAGCCGAGGCGGTTTACGCCATGGCGGCCCATCCGGTTTTCTCTGGCCCCGCTGTAGAGCGCATTGCTGATTCCGTTTTTAGCGAAGTGATTGTGACCAACTCCATCCCGCTGAGTCCGGCGGCTCAGGAACTGGAGCGCACCGGAAAAATCGTGCAGCTCTCTATAGCCCCAATTCTGGGCGAAGCGCTGGGCCGGATTCACGATCACCAGTCTGTGAGCGAGATGTTCCAGTAA
- a CDS encoding DUF3228 family protein, which yields MALIGVSDFVKRQTPDSKDDHFAGNWDELVNLVERQWEQRQPSPHNSGVLLIPMPEAECHRFLGSVIAVDENTPLTAHFAPRMAGEAGFIQVEVCGGQKAPAHRAEIILYSHETLAQDGDAPATREADYYIISINAYASGQAEPMSPMTMARNFLGLKGGTRPETPYTAQEFAESIIYWSQHARIGQASPGG from the coding sequence ATGGCCCTCATTGGTGTTTCTGATTTTGTAAAACGACAAACCCCAGATAGTAAGGACGACCACTTCGCCGGAAACTGGGATGAGCTGGTAAACCTGGTCGAGCGCCAGTGGGAACAACGCCAGCCCTCTCCGCACAACAGCGGCGTACTGCTAATTCCCATGCCGGAGGCTGAGTGTCATCGCTTCTTGGGCAGCGTGATTGCCGTGGATGAAAATACGCCCCTCACCGCTCATTTTGCGCCCCGCATGGCGGGAGAAGCCGGGTTTATTCAGGTGGAGGTCTGTGGCGGGCAAAAGGCGCCCGCTCACCGGGCGGAAATTATCCTGTACAGCCATGAAACCCTGGCCCAGGACGGGGACGCCCCGGCCACCCGGGAGGCCGATTACTATATTATTTCCATTAACGCCTACGCCTCCGGGCAAGCCGAACCGATGAGCCCCATGACTATGGCCCGTAATTTTCTGGGACTCAAAGGGGGCACACGGCCAGAAACGCCCTACACCGCCCAGGAGTTCGCCGAGTCCATTATTTATTGGAGCCAGCACGCCCGCATCGGGCAGGCATCCCCCGGCGGGTAA
- the dinB gene encoding DNA polymerase IV: MTPPCRKIIHIDMDAFYAAVEQRDFPQYRGLPLAVGGTTAQRGVIATASYEARAFGVKSAMSTYKALRLCPHLIVVPGRFEAYKEVSRQIRAIFADYTHLIEPLSLDEAYLDVTGQGEGSPSATLIAYEIKQRVLRETGLTASAGVSYNKFLAKVASDYNKPNGLCVIPPHKAQRFIEELPIGRFYGIGQKTEPRLKAMNIHTGAHLKAQSMKTLESIFGKSAAFYYHLARGRDDRPVETDWVRKSIGSETTFSQNLCDPAPMLTALSTLAAEVLAWMRRHETYGRTLTLKVKYADFQQITRSRTQATPFDTLESMMQTLAELLAQTEAQNHRPVRLLGVSVSKLWHPGETDSPVAHQSEQLKLALGA, from the coding sequence ATGACACCGCCTTGCCGAAAAATCATTCACATCGACATGGACGCCTTTTACGCCGCCGTGGAGCAGCGGGACTTTCCACAGTATCGGGGCTTGCCGCTGGCTGTGGGTGGCACCACGGCGCAACGCGGGGTAATTGCCACCGCCAGTTACGAGGCCCGGGCTTTTGGTGTGAAATCCGCCATGTCCACCTACAAAGCCCTGAGGCTGTGCCCCCACCTAATCGTGGTACCGGGTCGCTTTGAAGCGTATAAGGAAGTCTCCCGACAGATTCGGGCCATTTTTGCCGATTACACCCACCTGATTGAGCCCCTCTCTCTGGATGAGGCCTATCTGGATGTCACAGGCCAGGGCGAGGGCAGCCCGTCGGCCACCCTCATCGCCTACGAAATCAAGCAGCGGGTTTTGCGAGAAACCGGCCTGACTGCCTCCGCCGGGGTGTCCTATAACAAGTTTCTGGCCAAAGTGGCTTCCGACTACAACAAGCCCAACGGCTTGTGCGTGATCCCGCCCCACAAGGCCCAGCGCTTTATTGAGGAACTCCCCATTGGACGCTTTTACGGCATTGGGCAAAAAACCGAACCCAGGCTGAAGGCCATGAACATCCACACCGGGGCCCATCTTAAAGCACAGAGCATGAAAACGCTGGAGTCTATTTTCGGGAAAAGCGCCGCATTTTATTATCACCTGGCCCGGGGAAGAGACGATCGCCCCGTGGAAACGGACTGGGTTCGAAAATCCATAGGATCAGAGACAACCTTCAGCCAGAACCTCTGCGATCCGGCTCCCATGCTGACAGCACTCTCCACGCTGGCCGCCGAGGTGCTGGCGTGGATGCGGCGGCATGAGACCTATGGCCGAACCCTGACCCTGAAAGTAAAATACGCCGATTTTCAACAAATTACCCGTAGCCGGACCCAGGCCACCCCCTTTGACACCCTGGAAAGCATGATGCAGACCTTGGCAGAGCTACTAGCGCAAACCGAAGCGCAGAACCACCGGCCTGTCCGCCTGCTTGGAGTCTCTGTATCCAAGTTGTGGCATCCCGGCGAAACCGATTCTCCCGTAGCGCACCAGTCGGAACAACTGAAACTGGCATTGGGCGCATAA
- the mnmA gene encoding tRNA 2-thiouridine(34) synthase MnmA, translated as MSLNFLPDTPKRVAVAMSGGVDSSVAAYLMAKAGHEVVGLTAWTLNGPGKCCNDALVNAGRVCEMLNVPYDTVDLRAEFSHFVMDYYNNSYQAGLTPNPCVECNRYVKWELLVRYAVDVLGVDYVATGHYAILSPAAHGVNVYRSVDEHKDQTYMMARVFPKDLSKTLFPLGEMTKPQVTALARELDLPTAYSKESQDICFVLNGQHNYMDLTFGKQPGNFVDADTGKVLGQHDGYYRFTLGQRKGIGVAAGRPVYVTKIDPHTKTVYLGDAHHLESTTFSVLSPNWLVPGLDEPDAFPRELMVKIRYNSPPVLGRVEWLDYAAKSLKVTLHTPQSAITPGQIAAFYDTEFRQLLGGGYIERYLSHQPFDERKRDNLPDLYCQVTPA; from the coding sequence ATGTCACTGAACTTTTTGCCAGACACGCCAAAACGAGTCGCCGTTGCCATGAGTGGCGGTGTGGATAGCAGTGTGGCCGCCTATTTAATGGCCAAGGCCGGACATGAAGTGGTGGGCCTGACCGCCTGGACGCTGAACGGGCCGGGCAAGTGCTGCAATGACGCGCTGGTCAATGCCGGACGCGTTTGTGAAATGCTGAACGTGCCCTACGACACGGTTGATCTGCGGGCCGAGTTCTCCCACTTTGTGATGGATTACTACAACAACTCCTACCAGGCTGGACTGACCCCCAATCCGTGTGTGGAGTGTAATCGCTACGTCAAGTGGGAGTTGCTGGTGCGCTACGCCGTGGATGTGCTGGGGGTCGATTATGTGGCCACCGGTCATTACGCCATTCTCAGCCCGGCGGCCCATGGGGTGAATGTCTATCGCTCCGTGGACGAGCATAAGGACCAGACCTACATGATGGCTCGGGTGTTTCCCAAAGACCTGAGCAAGACCCTCTTTCCGCTGGGAGAAATGACCAAGCCTCAAGTGACCGCCCTGGCCCGCGAGCTGGATTTGCCCACGGCCTACAGCAAGGAGTCTCAGGACATTTGCTTTGTGCTGAACGGGCAGCACAACTACATGGATTTAACCTTTGGCAAGCAGCCCGGCAACTTTGTGGATGCCGATACGGGCAAAGTGCTGGGTCAGCACGATGGCTACTACCGGTTTACCCTGGGCCAGCGCAAAGGCATCGGGGTGGCTGCCGGTCGCCCGGTTTACGTGACCAAAATCGACCCCCATACCAAGACGGTCTATTTGGGCGACGCCCACCATTTGGAGAGTACCACTTTTAGCGTACTCTCTCCCAATTGGCTAGTCCCTGGGCTGGACGAGCCGGACGCCTTCCCGCGGGAATTGATGGTCAAGATTCGCTACAACTCCCCGCCGGTGTTGGGCCGAGTGGAGTGGCTGGATTACGCCGCTAAGAGTTTGAAAGTGACGTTGCATACCCCTCAGTCGGCCATTACCCCGGGCCAGATCGCCGCTTTTTACGACACCGAATTCCGGCAGTTGTTGGGCGGCGGCTACATAGAGCGCTACCTGTCCCATCAGCCGTTTGACGAGCGCAAGCGGGACAATTTACCGGATCTGTACTGTCAGGTAACTCCTGCCTAG